Proteins co-encoded in one Bremerella sp. TYQ1 genomic window:
- a CDS encoding sulfatase-like hydrolase/transferase, which produces MRSLLLLSATLLAMLPSTLLAADENAHDLPNILWITSEDNGPELGCYGDDYADSPNIDSIAAKGMRYKRAWSNAPVCAPARTTIISGIYPPALGAEHMRSQTVLPDGFHMFPYYLHEAGYYCTNNSKEDYNLAKEGFVWDQSNGKAHWRGRKDGQPFFAVFNFTTSHESQLRKRPHTAVHDPAGVRVPAYHPDTPEVRRDWAQYYDKITEMDRQVGRVLAQLKEDGLEENTIVFYYGDHGSGMPRSKRWPYDSGLHVPMIVHVPEKYKKLAPKEYEVGGESERLVSFVDLAPTVLSLAGIEPKDWMQGHAFMGEYETTPPKYMFGFRGRMDERYDMVRTVTDGQFVYIRNYMPHKIYGQHIDYMFQTPTTKVWKQMYDNGKLNEAQSHFWEEKPSEELYELASDPDEVRNLADDPKFAGKRKELGTAVLEWQREIRDIGFLPEEEIHSRRGKSAPYELGHNASLYDLDAIMETALLASARESKSLPKIIEQLQADDSAVRYWAALGLLMQKEAAVDQARKQLRAALNDKSPNVRCIVAEALGCYGNEEDVKLALETLGNLADPTENGVYVSMLALNSIDAMDEKAKPLAAVLAKLPDGAKQAPPRTGGYVPRLLQDLNKELN; this is translated from the coding sequence ATGCGATCTCTGCTGCTACTTTCCGCGACTCTTCTGGCCATGTTGCCCAGCACCTTGTTGGCTGCCGACGAGAACGCCCACGACCTACCGAATATTTTGTGGATCACCAGCGAAGACAATGGTCCCGAACTTGGCTGTTACGGCGATGACTACGCCGACTCGCCAAACATTGATTCCATTGCCGCTAAAGGCATGCGGTACAAACGAGCCTGGTCGAATGCCCCAGTGTGTGCCCCGGCCCGAACGACAATTATCTCTGGCATTTATCCCCCAGCACTTGGGGCTGAGCATATGCGAAGCCAGACCGTGTTGCCGGACGGTTTCCACATGTTCCCTTATTACCTGCACGAAGCTGGGTATTACTGCACGAACAACTCGAAGGAAGACTATAACCTGGCCAAGGAAGGTTTCGTCTGGGATCAGTCCAACGGTAAAGCGCACTGGCGCGGTCGCAAGGACGGACAACCGTTCTTTGCCGTGTTTAACTTCACGACCAGCCATGAAAGCCAATTGCGTAAGCGACCTCATACGGCGGTGCACGATCCGGCCGGCGTCCGAGTTCCTGCGTATCATCCCGACACGCCTGAAGTTCGCCGCGACTGGGCCCAGTACTACGACAAGATTACCGAAATGGATCGTCAGGTCGGTCGCGTCTTGGCTCAGCTGAAAGAAGATGGCCTGGAGGAGAACACCATCGTTTTCTACTACGGCGACCATGGTAGCGGTATGCCCCGCAGCAAGCGATGGCCGTACGATTCTGGCCTGCACGTTCCCATGATTGTGCATGTTCCCGAGAAGTATAAGAAGCTTGCCCCCAAGGAATATGAAGTCGGCGGAGAGTCGGAACGACTTGTCAGCTTCGTCGATCTTGCTCCGACAGTGCTAAGCCTCGCCGGAATTGAGCCGAAGGACTGGATGCAAGGACATGCATTCATGGGCGAATATGAAACAACGCCACCGAAGTATATGTTCGGATTCCGCGGTCGCATGGACGAGCGTTACGACATGGTTCGCACGGTGACCGATGGCCAGTTCGTTTACATTCGCAATTACATGCCGCATAAGATCTACGGCCAACACATCGATTACATGTTCCAGACCCCAACCACCAAGGTTTGGAAGCAGATGTACGACAATGGCAAGCTGAATGAAGCGCAAAGCCACTTCTGGGAAGAAAAGCCGTCGGAAGAACTTTACGAACTGGCGAGCGATCCGGATGAAGTCCGTAACTTGGCGGATGATCCAAAGTTCGCCGGCAAGCGAAAGGAATTGGGAACCGCTGTTCTGGAATGGCAGAGGGAAATTCGCGATATCGGTTTCTTGCCGGAAGAAGAGATCCACTCGCGACGAGGAAAATCAGCACCCTATGAACTAGGTCATAATGCGTCGTTGTACGATTTAGACGCCATTATGGAGACTGCATTGTTGGCCTCGGCTCGAGAATCCAAATCGCTGCCGAAGATCATCGAACAGCTTCAAGCAGACGATAGTGCGGTTCGCTACTGGGCGGCGTTAGGCCTGCTGATGCAGAAAGAAGCAGCGGTCGATCAGGCCCGGAAGCAACTTCGTGCAGCGTTAAACGACAAATCACCCAACGTTCGCTGTATCGTCGCGGAGGCATTGGGTTGCTACGGCAATGAAGAAGATGTGAAGCTGGCCCTGGAAACGCTCGGGAATTTGGCTGATCCAACCGAGAATGGTGTCTACGTCTCGATGCTGGCACTCAATTCGATCGATGCCATGGACGAAAAAGCAAAGCCGTTGGCAGCCGTTCTGGCAAAGCTGCCCGACGGGGCGAAGCAGGCCCCGCCACGCACCGGCGGCTACGTGCCGAGATTGCTGCAAGATTTGAACAAAGAGCTGAACTAA
- a CDS encoding AI-2E family transporter, with the protein MNQEGLSVKKLTEEQSWLQTGALLVLAFIAFSFGLMYARAVLVPFTLALFLNYLVAPIVDFQMIRLKFSKFISVTLALLFVVLVLVLMSFLATTIIQNVTTVANDKTFMAKLEHRLEGPLEAASKLMDRISGTEEGEPAPFEATPAINPEESEDDASTEESPAETIVEGVVDEPLDESDDADTPIDSGEEPTESEEELPQEEAADDALVTEPESSNPAVAVKKEVNRTQQLFRTLMTQIRQEAPQLATQAGATLLNMISSTVLTAIFVGFMLAGRDPYKVSKGIYAEIDRNVRKYIATKFFISALTGLLVWGCLSMIGMQFASMFGLIAFCLNFIPSIGSIIATLLPIPIAIVQFDSVLMITLAIVLPGAVQMTMGNVIEPKIMGDGLQLHPATILLALAFFGMLWGPVGMLLAAPITASVRIVLMRFKTTQPIGRLMAGTLPEEDDHLHHI; encoded by the coding sequence ATGAATCAGGAAGGACTGTCCGTCAAGAAGCTGACGGAAGAGCAATCCTGGCTTCAAACCGGCGCACTTTTGGTGCTAGCGTTTATCGCGTTCTCGTTCGGGCTGATGTATGCCCGAGCGGTTCTCGTGCCGTTCACGCTGGCTTTGTTTCTTAATTATCTCGTTGCGCCGATCGTCGACTTTCAGATGATCCGTCTGAAGTTCAGTAAGTTCATCTCGGTCACGCTGGCACTGCTGTTCGTGGTGCTCGTGCTTGTCCTGATGAGCTTTCTTGCCACGACGATCATTCAAAACGTCACCACTGTAGCCAACGACAAAACCTTCATGGCGAAGCTTGAGCATCGCTTGGAGGGCCCGCTCGAGGCGGCATCAAAGCTGATGGACCGAATCAGCGGTACCGAAGAGGGCGAACCGGCTCCCTTCGAGGCCACTCCGGCAATTAATCCGGAAGAGTCAGAAGACGATGCTTCTACCGAAGAGTCGCCGGCCGAAACGATTGTGGAAGGAGTGGTCGACGAACCTCTCGACGAGTCCGATGATGCGGACACGCCGATCGACTCGGGGGAAGAGCCAACTGAATCGGAAGAAGAGCTACCTCAAGAAGAAGCAGCCGACGATGCGTTGGTGACCGAGCCGGAATCTTCCAACCCGGCTGTCGCCGTGAAAAAAGAGGTCAATCGTACTCAGCAACTCTTTCGCACTTTGATGACCCAGATTCGGCAAGAGGCTCCACAACTGGCAACCCAAGCCGGAGCGACGCTGCTGAACATGATCAGCAGCACGGTACTTACCGCGATTTTTGTTGGCTTCATGTTAGCAGGGCGAGATCCTTACAAAGTCTCGAAAGGGATCTATGCCGAAATCGACCGCAACGTGCGGAAGTACATTGCTACCAAGTTCTTTATCTCCGCACTTACTGGGCTGTTGGTGTGGGGCTGCTTGTCAATGATCGGAATGCAGTTCGCATCGATGTTTGGCTTGATCGCATTTTGTTTGAATTTCATCCCATCGATCGGATCGATTATTGCCACGTTACTTCCCATCCCGATTGCGATCGTTCAGTTCGATTCGGTGTTGATGATTACGCTGGCGATTGTTCTGCCTGGCGCGGTCCAGATGACGATGGGCAACGTGATTGAGCCCAAGATTATGGGCGATGGCCTCCAGCTTCATCCTGCTACTATTTTGTTGGCACTTGCCTTCTTTGGGATGCTGTGGGGACCGGTCGGTATGTTGTTGGCCGCACCGATCACCGCGAGTGTGCGAATCGTGTTGATGCGATTCAAAACGACGCAGCCGATTGGAAGGCTGATGGCAGGTACGCTTCCGGAAGAAGACGACCATCTGCACCACATTTAA
- a CDS encoding DUF2293 domain-containing protein — translation MFERSSMSETIYSPGPRERTVRDPSGNVRAVPSGWTLLPPGDAGLTRRVKAAGEYWVVKEKKGRRMFSRGVWAPQETISRLQTELTAERSTDAYAKKQKAAAVRREKQQEEYVEDFFGAVVAFLDFHPEYDHLAKQFAQAVTTHATPVGSGTVARTKRIPIERRAESAVIAWMRHQTTAYDTMKIPRVKGKRREVRRMLAQRSKELLQQYRRGHEISSSCPLRMALKKNAA, via the coding sequence ATATTCGAAAGGAGTTCGATGTCTGAGACGATCTATTCGCCTGGCCCGAGGGAGCGGACCGTCCGTGACCCAAGCGGAAATGTTCGTGCGGTCCCCAGCGGTTGGACGCTTCTTCCCCCAGGCGATGCTGGATTGACGCGGCGAGTCAAAGCGGCAGGGGAATACTGGGTCGTCAAGGAAAAGAAAGGACGTCGTATGTTTTCGCGTGGTGTCTGGGCACCGCAAGAAACGATCTCACGCCTTCAAACAGAACTGACCGCCGAGCGATCAACCGACGCGTACGCGAAAAAACAAAAAGCGGCGGCAGTACGCCGTGAAAAGCAACAGGAAGAATATGTCGAGGACTTCTTTGGGGCGGTAGTTGCTTTCCTCGATTTTCACCCTGAATACGACCATCTGGCAAAGCAGTTCGCCCAGGCGGTCACCACACACGCGACACCTGTGGGGAGCGGTACCGTAGCGCGGACGAAACGAATTCCAATCGAGCGACGCGCGGAATCCGCGGTGATTGCATGGATGCGTCATCAAACCACCGCTTACGACACGATGAAGATCCCTCGCGTCAAAGGGAAACGTCGTGAAGTCCGTCGTATGTTGGCCCAGCGGTCGAAAGAGCTGCTGCAGCAATACCGCCGCGGACACGAGATTTCCAGTAGTTGCCCGCTGCGGATGGCATTGAAAAAGAATGCGGCCTAG
- a CDS encoding family 16 glycoside hydrolase: MLCRLPALLCIMFLFSQSVFATESKTTSELGELQFSDSFDRDESVPGKEEVGRGWTTNSRWRANGNQQVDLKDGAIHITRYPTADHGVAVFHPVDFQDGTVQLRFRLGKGDQLGVDFADKELKTVHAGHLCVARVSLNRVTINDSKTGRMDLKIREQLKAGKPSPKLAELLKTKTVATPLKLQPDTWHDLQIQIVGDTMVVSIDGKRTGELKSEGIAHPTKRHISLAVAKEAWVDDVKIWKAK, translated from the coding sequence ATGTTGTGCCGCCTCCCTGCCCTGCTTTGTATTATGTTCCTTTTCTCGCAATCCGTTTTCGCGACCGAATCGAAAACCACCAGCGAACTAGGCGAGTTGCAATTCTCCGATTCCTTTGACCGCGATGAATCGGTACCCGGCAAAGAAGAAGTTGGACGAGGCTGGACAACCAACAGTCGATGGCGTGCCAACGGCAATCAACAAGTCGATTTGAAAGATGGCGCGATCCACATCACGCGTTATCCGACCGCCGATCATGGCGTCGCGGTGTTTCATCCTGTCGACTTTCAAGACGGAACCGTTCAGTTACGATTTCGACTCGGAAAAGGAGATCAGCTGGGCGTCGACTTCGCGGACAAGGAACTAAAAACGGTCCACGCCGGCCATCTTTGCGTCGCGCGCGTCTCTCTTAATCGCGTGACCATTAACGACTCGAAGACCGGTCGAATGGACTTGAAGATCCGCGAGCAATTGAAAGCAGGCAAGCCTTCTCCAAAACTCGCCGAACTTCTCAAGACCAAGACGGTCGCTACGCCCCTGAAGCTTCAGCCTGACACTTGGCACGATCTTCAAATCCAGATTGTAGGCGACACGATGGTGGTTTCCATTGATGGCAAGCGAACTGGCGAACTCAAGTCCGAAGGCATTGCTCATCCTACTAAACGCCACATTTCTTTAGCGGTTGCCAAAGAAGCCTGGGTCGATGACGTGAAGATCTGGAAAGCAAAGTAA
- a CDS encoding DUF1559 domain-containing protein, translating to MLGASRSRSGFTLVELLVVIAIIGVLIALLLPAVQQAREAARRMSCSNNLKQLGIALHNYHDTFNALPARQAGPGWSGNGDQYSRRHSAFVSLLPFIEQSARYDQIEAARRHAWHGDANSGYVGEIDAFICPSDGLYSPTGADRNAQYSPLNYGLCMGDNFSFTSPSDITQPETNVRGIFGYLIYSRFRDITDGLSNTMAMSETIVAPSSDQLGRAVGSSTNDPLACRAYLTGVNYTSGSLVAQYRCHGQRWQDGRPGYCAITTVLPPNSATCSSQAGGGLYTASSRHPGGVLSMFADGSVRFVPETIDTGNLSLSPVTSGVSPYGVWGAIGSMAGGETNTSL from the coding sequence ATGTTAGGCGCTTCTCGAAGCCGATCTGGCTTCACCCTTGTGGAATTGCTGGTGGTGATCGCCATCATCGGCGTGTTAATTGCCCTGTTATTGCCGGCTGTACAGCAGGCCCGTGAAGCAGCACGGCGAATGAGTTGCTCAAACAATCTAAAGCAGCTTGGCATTGCATTGCACAACTATCACGACACCTTCAACGCGTTGCCTGCACGTCAGGCGGGACCAGGTTGGTCGGGGAACGGGGACCAGTATTCAAGACGGCACAGCGCGTTTGTTAGTCTGCTTCCGTTCATCGAGCAGTCGGCCCGATACGATCAGATTGAGGCCGCCAGAAGGCATGCTTGGCATGGCGATGCGAATTCTGGCTATGTCGGCGAAATTGATGCATTCATCTGCCCTTCGGATGGACTTTACTCGCCCACTGGAGCGGACCGAAATGCTCAGTACTCACCATTGAACTATGGCTTGTGCATGGGGGATAACTTCAGCTTCACTTCGCCGTCCGATATCACCCAGCCCGAAACGAATGTCCGAGGCATCTTCGGGTACCTGATCTACTCTCGATTTCGTGACATCACCGATGGATTAAGCAACACGATGGCGATGTCGGAAACGATTGTTGCTCCATCGTCGGATCAACTTGGCCGTGCAGTTGGCTCTTCGACGAACGATCCGCTTGCTTGCCGTGCGTATTTAACGGGAGTGAATTACACCTCGGGTTCGCTTGTTGCTCAGTACCGTTGTCATGGACAGCGTTGGCAAGATGGTCGACCAGGATACTGCGCGATCACGACGGTGCTTCCGCCCAACAGCGCGACATGCAGTTCGCAGGCAGGTGGCGGTCTCTATACTGCTTCCAGTCGACACCCGGGCGGCGTGCTTTCGATGTTCGCTGACGGATCGGTGCGATTCGTTCCAGAAACGATCGATACCGGAAATCTTTCCTTGTCGCCGGTAACAAGTGGCGTAAGCCCTTACGGCGTCTGGGGAGCAATCGGTTCGATGGCCGGTGGCGAAACGAATACCTCTCTATAA
- a CDS encoding carboxypeptidase-like regulatory domain-containing protein — MTYSFRHSLAMLILLVATGLFLGCSSKAIDKWTRGRPPVYPATGQITYNGKPVAEAVVTFQPVDEAGRGGSAVTDSEGFFEAQTFDPGDGLTVGTHRVAVHKVQLVDASGNVVTEIREPGGLREKSLVPKRYANFEKSKLEVTIEEDENDLGVLDLKD, encoded by the coding sequence ATGACCTATTCATTTCGCCATAGCTTGGCCATGCTGATCTTGCTCGTTGCGACGGGACTGTTTCTCGGCTGTAGTAGTAAAGCGATCGACAAGTGGACTCGCGGGCGACCGCCGGTGTATCCTGCGACGGGCCAAATTACCTACAACGGAAAACCGGTCGCCGAGGCGGTCGTGACATTTCAGCCGGTCGATGAGGCTGGAAGAGGTGGTTCAGCGGTTACCGATTCGGAAGGTTTCTTCGAGGCGCAAACGTTTGATCCCGGCGATGGTTTGACCGTCGGTACGCACCGTGTTGCCGTTCATAAAGTGCAATTGGTCGACGCGAGCGGCAACGTTGTGACCGAGATCCGTGAGCCAGGCGGATTACGAGAGAAGAGTCTCGTGCCGAAGCGGTACGCGAACTTCGAGAAATCCAAACTAGAGGTTACGATCGAAGAAGACGAAAACGATTTAGGGGTGCTCGACCTGAAGGACTAA